The nucleotide sequence GGCGACGACGCCATCGGGCAGCGGAGGCAGCCCGGCGATCGTGCACAGGAGGTCGGACCACGCGAGGAGGTGCTCGCCGGCCTCGGGGCCGAGCGGGGTCCAGGACGCGCGCAGCTCCATCTCCACGCTCGCGGGCCGGTCGGCGAGGCCGCCGAAGCTCTCGGAGACCACGCGGGTCACGGTGCCGGCCTCGGCGATGAACGGCACGCCGCGCGCGGTGAGGGCGTCGGTCAGCCAGCTCCAGCCGACCTCGCCGAGCAGCGGCTCGGTCGCGAACTCCTCCTCGAGCTCGGCCCGCGCGAAGGTGACGGCGCGCCAGG is from Arthrobacter sp. NEB 688 and encodes:
- a CDS encoding DUF3000 domain-containing protein, encoding MARSTVTGKDSPDFTQALDELHRARLRPEVRLTEVPAPQRIAPHAVALTADVIDPHDPDSELASGRFVLLHDPSEPEPWGGAWRAVTFARAELEEEFATEPLLGEVGWSWLTDALTARGVPFIAEAGTVTRVVSESFGGLADRPASVEMELRASWTPLGPEAGEHLLAWSDLLCTIAGLPPLPDGVVALPGPRR